From one Candidatus Omnitrophota bacterium genomic stretch:
- a CDS encoding outer membrane beta-barrel protein, protein MKIMSLRGVRPILTGYLVISFLFSYSCGPSYAALLNKDLPQREGVKLGSSNMIFHSAFSQEEQYDSNVYLTDSDLRYDLVSIMNPSLGIEIPFRDNSISADYDCNMVFFGHQVEQDHIDHRVRGLIDINLTDYKIEVKDMFRHFTDRSGSENTARLKRDTNDLDAEISAEFERFGFRAGYSNSIEDYLTTDISFDPLTYEDRSTMRHDVMGELSYRFMPKTLFLLETDLGYVDYYNCSLVPNSWYTETVAGIKGEWFSRANVNFKAGFRYQHYESSDLIDDKPYIGPVLRGGFDYYITEDDTLGVRAERTIYESTYDKMNYYNVNLIGFDYTHKFSDKLSVSAAGFYQINLYPSETTENGKTGKRYDNFFGGSCGVRYDVRKWVSVEARYEYNQRISRFDTFDYADNLISLRGTVGF, encoded by the coding sequence ATGAAGATAATGAGCTTGCGGGGCGTACGTCCCATCCTGACGGGTTATCTTGTAATATCGTTCCTCTTCTCCTATTCCTGCGGTCCGTCTTATGCTGCCCTCCTCAACAAGGACCTTCCCCAGAGAGAAGGCGTCAAGCTGGGCAGCAGCAATATGATATTTCACTCCGCTTTTTCACAGGAAGAGCAGTACGATTCCAACGTCTACCTCACCGATTCCGACCTGCGGTACGATCTCGTGAGCATAATGAACCCGTCCCTGGGTATCGAGATACCGTTCAGGGATAACAGCATAAGCGCCGATTACGACTGCAATATGGTCTTCTTCGGCCACCAGGTCGAGCAGGACCACATAGACCACCGGGTGAGGGGCCTCATCGATATAAACCTCACGGACTATAAGATCGAGGTCAAGGATATGTTCAGGCACTTCACCGACAGGTCCGGTTCCGAAAATACGGCCCGGCTCAAGAGGGACACCAACGATCTCGACGCGGAGATATCCGCGGAGTTTGAGCGTTTCGGTTTCAGGGCGGGATATTCCAACAGCATAGAGGACTACCTGACCACCGATATATCCTTTGACCCGTTGACTTACGAGGACAGGAGCACAATGAGGCACGACGTCATGGGCGAACTCAGTTACCGGTTCATGCCCAAGACGCTCTTCCTCCTGGAGACGGACCTCGGCTACGTCGATTACTACAACTGTTCCCTCGTCCCGAACTCCTGGTATACCGAAACGGTGGCCGGCATAAAGGGCGAGTGGTTCAGCAGGGCAAACGTCAATTTTAAGGCCGGTTTCAGGTACCAGCACTATGAGTCGTCGGACCTGATAGACGATAAGCCGTATATAGGGCCGGTATTGCGCGGCGGTTTCGACTATTACATCACCGAAGACGATACCCTGGGGGTGAGGGCCGAGAGGACCATATATGAATCGACCTACGACAAGATGAACTATTACAACGTGAACCTCATAGGGTTCGACTATACGCATAAATTCAGCGATAAGCTTTCGGTCTCGGCCGCCGGTTTCTACCAGATCAACCTCTATCCCAGCGAGACGACGGAGAACGGCAAGACCGGGAAGAGGTACGACAATTTCTTCGGCGGATCATGCGGTGTGCGTTATGACGTGCGTAAATGGGTCTCGGTCGAAGCCAGGTACGAATATAACCAGAGGATATCGAGGTTCGATACGTTCGATTACGCGGATAACCTGATATCGCTGCGCGGGACAGTCGGGTTCTGA
- a CDS encoding polysaccharide biosynthesis/export family protein, whose translation MTKILSVFVSAVLALCLISPDLFSAERPEYRIQSSDVLSITVHGQPDLATKTRVTQDGYISFPLIGKVAAKGLTVQELEQTIKEMLEKSYLVNAAVLVFIEEYHPRQVSVIGEVKSPGKYDMPGEKNITLMQSIAMAGGFTKHAEVTRIRIMRIENGEKKTFVVNSKEITDKGDKDKDMLLEAEDIVFVPESFF comes from the coding sequence ATGACAAAGATCTTATCGGTGTTCGTTTCGGCAGTGCTGGCATTATGCCTCATATCCCCGGATCTCTTTTCGGCCGAGAGGCCGGAGTACCGCATACAATCTTCGGATGTCCTCTCGATAACCGTGCACGGCCAGCCCGATCTCGCCACAAAGACGAGGGTCACCCAGGACGGGTATATATCGTTCCCTTTGATAGGAAAGGTCGCCGCCAAGGGGCTCACCGTCCAGGAGCTGGAGCAGACGATAAAAGAGATGCTCGAGAAGAGCTACCTGGTGAACGCGGCGGTCCTCGTCTTCATCGAGGAGTACCATCCCAGGCAGGTCTCGGTCATAGGAGAGGTGAAGAGCCCCGGTAAATACGACATGCCGGGCGAGAAGAACATAACCCTGATGCAGTCGATCGCGATGGCGGGCGGTTTCACCAAACACGCCGAGGTCACGAGGATACGCATCATGAGGATAGAGAACGGCGAGAAGAAGACCTTCGTGGTGAACTCAAAAGAGATCACCGATAAGGGGGATAAGGACAAGGATATGCTGCTTGAGGCCGAGGACATTGTCTTCGTGCCGGAGAGTTTCTTCTAA